The genomic segment AGATCAATAAAGTGGTCGAACAGCGGTGCGACATCACGGGGGCCTGGGCTGGCTTCAGGATGACCCTGAAAGCTGAAGGCTGGCTTGTCAGTACGGGCGATACCTTGCAGCGTACCGTCGAACAGTGACTTGTGGGTTGCCTTGAGGTTGTTTGGCAACGAGCTTTCATCGACCGCAAAGCCATGGTTCTGACTGGTGATCATTACCTTGCCAGTGGCCAGATCCTGTACCGGGTGGTTGGCTCCGTGATGGCCGAGATTCATCTTCAACGTTGTCGCACCCGAAGCCAGTGCCAGTAACTGGTGACCCAGACAAATGCCGAATACCGGAATTTCGGTCTCCAGAATTTGCCGGATGGCGTCAATTGCATAGGTGCAGGGTTCCGGGTCGCCGGGGCCATTCGACAGAAAGATGCCATCTGGATTCATCGCCAGCACCTCGGTAGCCGATGTTTGCGCCGGAACAACGGTCAGTTCACAGCCTCGTTCAGCCAGCAGGCGCAGAATGTTGTACTTGACACCAAAATCGTAGGCGACAACCTTGAATCGGGTTTCGGTCTGTTCGCCATAGCCCTTGCCCAGTGCCCAGTCGGTCTGGGTCCAGCGGTAAGGTGCGTTAACTGTAACTTCCTTGGCCAGATCCATGCCTTTCAGGCCAGGAAAAGCGGCGGCTTCTGCCAGTGCCTGTTGTTGACTTGCATCACTCCAGGCATCGTCTGCGGCAAGCAGACAACCATTAAGGGAACCCTTTTCACGCAGAATACGGGTCAGGCGGCGGGTATCGATATCCGCCAGCCCAACCACATTATTGGCTCGCAGGTATTCATCAAGCGCCTGTTCGCTACGAAAGTTGGACGCCGTTAATGGCAAGTCACGAATAATCAGCCCTTTGGCGGCGATGCCAGCGGACTCAACGTCTTCGCTGTTGGTACCGTAGCTGCCAATATGTGGGTAAGTGAGTGTAACGATTTGATTGGTGTAGGACGGGTCAGTCAGGATTTCCTGATAACCGGTCATGGACGTGTTGAAAACAACCTCTCCAACAGACGTTCCCAAAGCACCGATACTGGTGCCCTTAAACAAGCTGCCGTCTTCAAGAGCTAGAATGGCTGGCGTAGACAAAACTGTATCCCCGAGCAAAGAAAAACAGGCGAAGCGAGGTACTAGGCGGGTACCCCATG from the Candidatus Thalassolituus haligoni genome contains:
- the carA gene encoding glutamine-hydrolyzing carbamoyl-phosphate synthase small subunit, coding for MSTPAILALEDGSLFKGTSIGALGTSVGEVVFNTSMTGYQEILTDPSYTNQIVTLTYPHIGSYGTNSEDVESAGIAAKGLIIRDLPLTASNFRSEQALDEYLRANNVVGLADIDTRRLTRILREKGSLNGCLLAADDAWSDASQQQALAEAAAFPGLKGMDLAKEVTVNAPYRWTQTDWALGKGYGEQTETRFKVVAYDFGVKYNILRLLAERGCELTVVPAQTSATEVLAMNPDGIFLSNGPGDPEPCTYAIDAIRQILETEIPVFGICLGHQLLALASGATTLKMNLGHHGANHPVQDLATGKVMITSQNHGFAVDESSLPNNLKATHKSLFDGTLQGIARTDKPAFSFQGHPEASPGPRDVAPLFDHFIDLIETAKAKANG